Proteins found in one Amycolatopsis aidingensis genomic segment:
- a CDS encoding DNA glycosylase AlkZ-like family protein yields the protein MSSLKWLRRHAVGWSLPRKPGLLADVLAETEFVQADPIRAPARAQDLILRQRVRGYRVGDLDQCYAELEIDEDVLYAYGYTARRLRPYLHPRHDRHSPDGVFRPCGQAAEILEFVRESGLAHPRDVQAHFGHQKATNDWGGTSSATTMTLERLHHFGFLRVVDRVAGVRRYQIAPPLGDPLGLAQRRRALVLRVARTLAPVTESTLGSAASRLVSWLHAPDTPRRGIRVVRELLARGELEAMTIDGVRYVWPADLVPVDAEPPARVRFLAPFDPVVWDRKRFGHIWGWDYRFEAYTPAAKRVLGYYAMPMLWRDKVIGWANCADITSSVEVGFVDGAPKGVAFEKALDSEVGRLKAFLSPE from the coding sequence ATGTCGTCGCTCAAGTGGTTGCGCCGCCACGCAGTCGGCTGGTCATTGCCGCGTAAGCCCGGCCTGCTTGCCGATGTGCTCGCAGAGACGGAGTTTGTCCAGGCTGATCCGATCCGAGCACCGGCCAGGGCCCAGGACCTGATACTGCGACAGCGGGTGCGCGGTTACCGGGTTGGTGACCTCGACCAGTGCTATGCGGAACTCGAGATCGACGAGGATGTGCTCTACGCCTACGGCTACACGGCCCGCCGGCTGCGGCCGTACCTGCATCCGCGGCACGATCGCCACAGCCCCGACGGGGTTTTCCGGCCGTGCGGGCAAGCCGCCGAGATTCTCGAGTTCGTTCGCGAGAGCGGCCTGGCCCATCCCCGCGATGTCCAGGCACACTTCGGTCACCAGAAAGCCACGAACGACTGGGGAGGTACGTCGTCGGCGACTACCATGACGCTCGAACGGCTCCACCACTTCGGTTTCTTGCGCGTCGTCGACCGGGTCGCCGGAGTTCGCCGGTATCAGATCGCTCCCCCGCTGGGCGATCCGCTGGGCCTGGCCCAGCGGCGGCGGGCCTTGGTACTGCGGGTGGCCCGCACGCTCGCACCGGTGACTGAATCAACGCTCGGCAGTGCCGCGAGCCGTCTGGTGTCTTGGCTGCACGCCCCCGACACCCCGCGGCGCGGCATCCGGGTGGTTCGGGAACTGCTGGCGCGAGGCGAGTTGGAGGCAATGACGATCGACGGCGTTCGTTACGTCTGGCCTGCTGACCTGGTGCCCGTGGATGCGGAGCCGCCTGCGCGCGTCCGGTTTCTCGCGCCATTCGATCCGGTGGTGTGGGATCGTAAGCGTTTCGGCCATATTTGGGGCTGGGACTACAGGTTTGAGGCCTACACGCCTGCGGCCAAACGTGTCCTGGGGTACTACGCGATGCCGATGCTGTGGCGCGACAAGGTCATCGGGTGGGCCAACTGCGCTGACATCACCAGCAGTGTCGAGGTGGGTTTTGTCGACGGGGCGCCGAAGGGGGTGGCGTTCGAGAAAGCCTTGGACTCGGAGGTCGGTCGACTCAAAGCGTTCCTCTCTCCAGAGTGA
- a CDS encoding FAD-binding oxidoreductase, which produces MFDRKPALIARCRTTGDVREALRYAAIVNLPVTVRGGGHNVAGAAVADGALLIDLSLMRDVRVDPVGRVARAQGGCLLSDLDAATTAHDLACPAGVVSHTGLGGLVLGGGYGWLARQWGLTCDHLIAAEVVLADGSVVEASESEHEDLMWALRGGGGNFGVVTRFTLRLRPVGTIHHHTAVYPAGDAVSVLRAYQTFAEQQPDESHVVGAFQQAGAKEWVPAALVGAPALFLTAIHTDADRNWPDRVASFVQSTAPAAGSSRSMSYRELQSMADRSEPHGHRYFTKSRYLTRIADPAEELTEAALRSPAPWSSIDFEYLRGAIVRPPPGGSAFPNRDASYICTVSAHWADRHRDVENIEWARQAIERLEPWLDAGAYLNYTNREPGENAVWIYGTERHGHLAKVKKRYDPDNVFRGIQNIDRI; this is translated from the coding sequence ATGTTCGATCGCAAGCCTGCGCTGATCGCCCGTTGCCGCACCACCGGCGACGTGCGGGAGGCACTGCGGTACGCAGCCATCGTGAACCTGCCGGTGACGGTGCGAGGCGGTGGCCACAACGTGGCGGGTGCGGCAGTCGCGGATGGAGCACTGCTCATCGATCTCTCGCTGATGCGTGACGTTCGGGTGGACCCCGTCGGCCGGGTAGCGCGGGCGCAAGGAGGTTGTTTGCTCAGCGACCTCGATGCGGCGACGACGGCGCACGACCTGGCCTGCCCCGCTGGGGTCGTGTCGCACACCGGTCTTGGCGGTCTGGTACTCGGTGGGGGATACGGATGGTTGGCCCGGCAATGGGGGCTGACCTGTGATCACTTGATCGCAGCCGAGGTGGTGCTCGCGGACGGTTCCGTCGTTGAAGCGTCGGAGAGCGAACACGAGGACCTCATGTGGGCTCTCCGTGGAGGTGGCGGCAACTTCGGGGTCGTCACCCGCTTCACGCTGCGACTCCGCCCCGTCGGCACGATTCACCATCACACGGCCGTATATCCTGCCGGTGACGCCGTTTCCGTATTGCGGGCCTACCAGACCTTTGCCGAACAGCAGCCGGATGAATCGCATGTCGTTGGGGCGTTCCAGCAGGCGGGCGCGAAGGAGTGGGTTCCAGCCGCTCTGGTCGGCGCTCCGGCACTGTTCCTCACTGCGATCCACACCGACGCTGATCGCAACTGGCCGGACCGGGTCGCGTCGTTCGTCCAGTCGACGGCTCCGGCCGCCGGCTCCTCCCGATCGATGTCCTATCGGGAGCTCCAGTCGATGGCCGATAGGAGCGAACCACACGGGCACCGCTACTTCACCAAGTCCCGTTACCTCACCCGGATCGCCGACCCCGCTGAGGAGCTCACTGAGGCGGCCCTGCGTAGCCCGGCACCGTGGTCGTCTATCGACTTCGAGTACTTACGAGGCGCCATTGTGCGCCCACCGCCTGGTGGTTCCGCCTTTCCCAACCGGGACGCCTCGTATATCTGCACCGTCTCCGCGCACTGGGCGGATCGTCATCGGGACGTGGAGAACATCGAATGGGCGAGGCAGGCGATCGAGCGCCTGGAGCCTTGGCTGGACGCTGGCGCGTACCTCAACTACACCAACCGAGAACCGGGCGAGAACGCGGTATGGATTTACGGGACCGAGCGACACGGCCACCTGGCCAAGGTTAAGAAGCGGTACGATCCGGATAATGTTTTCCGCGGCATTCAGAACATCGATCGCATCTGA
- a CDS encoding amino acid--tRNA ligase-related protein codes for MAGRKSLDKISLSAPRTWSNEKGAFLSALRSPWYQLVTNLEDTVLAGTVDYAHSRGLRAMYPPMTTRTVTCPSGLGSDSAPVRVAVCGVDTYLVDSLQFSLEYGMRILPGGSFTIMPSFRHEEPDGTHLGQFLHSEAEIPGGLDELTDYVEGYVRHLTWMILDRHADDVAAAACGLSHMERMLESSDPFLRLTFDDAADLLHNDSRYVQDEGDWRILTREGERRLMDTVGEFVWVTDHDHLSVPFYQAFANSGQTKAANADLLFGMGEVVGSGERHVSGDEVRKALALHDVPERDYDWYIRMKDEFPMRTSGFGMGVERFLMWVLHHDDIRDIPVISRVAEDQQWPDSVHRP; via the coding sequence ATGGCAGGCCGGAAATCGTTGGATAAAATTTCCCTGAGCGCGCCGCGGACATGGAGCAACGAGAAGGGCGCCTTCCTGAGCGCCCTGAGGTCCCCCTGGTACCAGCTCGTCACTAACCTGGAGGACACGGTACTCGCCGGCACCGTGGACTATGCGCACAGTCGTGGGCTCAGAGCCATGTACCCACCTATGACCACGCGCACGGTTACGTGCCCGTCGGGACTCGGCAGCGACTCCGCGCCCGTTAGGGTGGCTGTTTGCGGAGTGGATACCTACCTTGTCGACTCACTCCAGTTCTCCCTAGAGTATGGGATGCGAATCTTGCCCGGCGGCAGCTTCACGATCATGCCGTCGTTCCGACACGAAGAGCCGGACGGCACGCATCTCGGCCAGTTCTTGCACAGCGAGGCTGAGATCCCAGGCGGACTGGATGAGCTCACCGATTACGTGGAGGGATACGTTCGTCATCTCACGTGGATGATTCTGGACCGGCATGCGGACGACGTGGCCGCGGCGGCATGCGGACTCTCCCATATGGAGCGAATGCTCGAGAGTTCGGATCCCTTTCTCCGGCTCACCTTCGACGACGCGGCCGACCTCCTGCACAACGACTCCCGCTACGTACAGGACGAGGGTGACTGGCGGATTCTCACCCGCGAAGGTGAACGGCGGCTGATGGACACCGTAGGAGAGTTCGTCTGGGTTACCGATCACGACCACCTCTCGGTGCCGTTCTACCAGGCGTTCGCGAATAGCGGCCAGACCAAGGCGGCCAACGCCGACCTACTGTTCGGCATGGGTGAGGTCGTCGGATCTGGCGAGCGGCACGTCAGTGGTGACGAGGTTCGTAAAGCGCTGGCGCTGCACGACGTCCCCGAACGCGACTACGACTGGTACATTCGCATGAAGGACGAGTTCCCCATGCGGACCTCAGGGTTCGGCATGGGCGTCGAACGCTTCCTCATGTGGGTACTCCACCATGATGACATTCGAGACATCCCCGTCATCTCCCGCGTAGCCGAGGACCAGCAGTGGCCGGACAGCGTGCACCGTCCCTGA
- a CDS encoding preATP grasp domain-containing protein, giving the protein MVSRLEDIPEDVRPTYDTVASRLLWTLDNRDVAVVPGPADAEFVDYVRRVLGLTGSGPTVLSLQDFDRASWYPGDNPELIVDLKRRIGAEQPWSVRCYLHDRDVAHWQRLLGLESEWTPYAQNMAELVNTKSVFRTLAEAEGIPVPEGRVVDPGAELVDTVTDLLSRTGSIILKEDRNSGGDGNTLVTTDHDVRHIGAYHAVQLPASDCANVAAALDEIGLASPPAAPRFTSPAKFICEVYHPNARTLSPELHIPRTGTPVLLNYGDMRMEPVWNGYVIPPQDLAPPLHARLCAVSQQIALVAQRMGYQGLINIDAIVTPAGELLFTEFNGRAGGATNIDVIARRLIGPEFMDTHVLVTRNGMKSPRVGEVAGLLDDRGLHFDRAKSAGVVITTNNAALGTIEYVAFGRDWAEAESYELRLEELLREVA; this is encoded by the coding sequence ATGGTTTCTCGCTTGGAGGACATACCGGAAGACGTGCGACCGACGTACGACACAGTCGCTTCTCGTCTACTATGGACTCTAGACAATAGAGACGTCGCCGTCGTCCCGGGACCTGCGGACGCCGAGTTCGTCGACTACGTCAGGCGCGTGCTCGGCTTGACCGGAAGCGGGCCGACCGTGCTGAGCCTGCAGGACTTTGACCGGGCGAGTTGGTATCCGGGCGACAATCCGGAGCTGATCGTCGACCTGAAGCGCCGGATCGGTGCCGAGCAGCCGTGGTCGGTGCGATGTTACCTGCATGACCGGGACGTCGCACACTGGCAACGGCTACTCGGTCTCGAAAGCGAATGGACACCCTACGCCCAGAACATGGCCGAGCTGGTCAACACCAAGTCGGTCTTCCGGACGCTCGCTGAGGCGGAAGGCATTCCGGTGCCGGAAGGTCGTGTGGTCGACCCCGGCGCGGAACTTGTCGACACCGTCACCGATCTACTCAGCCGTACCGGTTCGATCATCCTTAAGGAAGATCGGAACTCGGGCGGCGACGGCAACACCCTCGTCACCACGGATCACGACGTGCGCCACATTGGCGCCTACCACGCGGTGCAGCTTCCGGCGTCCGACTGCGCGAATGTCGCCGCGGCTCTCGATGAGATCGGGTTGGCAAGCCCACCGGCGGCGCCGCGTTTCACGTCTCCGGCGAAGTTCATCTGTGAAGTCTATCACCCTAACGCCCGGACGTTGTCCCCGGAACTCCACATCCCCCGCACCGGCACGCCCGTGCTGCTGAATTACGGGGACATGCGCATGGAGCCGGTGTGGAACGGTTACGTCATCCCACCCCAAGACCTCGCACCCCCACTGCACGCCCGGCTGTGTGCGGTCAGCCAGCAGATCGCCCTCGTCGCCCAGCGCATGGGTTACCAGGGCTTGATAAATATCGACGCCATTGTCACCCCGGCGGGCGAGCTGCTGTTCACCGAGTTCAACGGGCGCGCTGGCGGAGCGACTAACATCGATGTGATCGCCAGGCGGCTGATCGGGCCGGAGTTCATGGACACGCATGTCCTCGTGACGCGCAATGGTATGAAGTCACCTCGGGTGGGAGAAGTCGCCGGACTTCTCGACGACCGTGGGTTGCATTTCGATCGGGCGAAGAGCGCCGGCGTCGTCATCACCACCAACAACGCGGCGCTGGGGACGATCGAGTACGTCGCGTTCGGCAGGGATTGGGCCGAAGCCGAGTCGTACGAGTTGCGGCTGGAGGAGTTGTTGCGCGAGGTGGCCTAA
- a CDS encoding IS630 family transposase, protein MSTPSRSGGQRQKARAGSKVRARRDFEALRERRMRAAELFAQGKRQVDVMVELEVSAQTASRWHRDWLAGGRRALAGAGRAGRLPRLSDGQIAEVEAALELGPKANGYPPDMWTLARVAEVIEKVTGVRYSTTQTWTILRERLGWSRQCLARRAVERDDEAIEQWVKTEWPRIKRGPAPRGPELLPGRVRILPAARSEGHVGAPRATHRFNWTRMSMSGTLAYRPDRSEATLVFQIKEGSYNTDSLIGFLTDLHDHLDGQPVTLIWDGLPSHRYKAMKAWLATQRHWLRVEPLPGYAHDLNPMEQVWATSKPANWPTSAPTPSTKPTTPHRPAWNASAPAASCASTSSTIPAFPYNHPHPNTERSLMGAAGAVAGECQRSCG, encoded by the coding sequence GTGTCGACACCTTCACGATCGGGCGGCCAGCGCCAGAAGGCCCGTGCTGGCAGCAAAGTACGTGCTCGCAGGGACTTCGAAGCGCTGCGGGAACGCCGTATGCGGGCGGCGGAGCTGTTTGCCCAGGGCAAGCGGCAGGTCGATGTGATGGTGGAGTTGGAGGTGTCGGCGCAGACCGCGTCGCGATGGCATCGGGACTGGCTGGCCGGGGGGCGCAGGGCGCTGGCCGGTGCTGGGCGTGCCGGACGGTTACCGCGGTTGTCTGACGGGCAGATCGCCGAGGTCGAGGCGGCATTGGAACTCGGGCCGAAGGCGAACGGGTATCCGCCCGATATGTGGACGCTGGCCCGGGTCGCCGAGGTGATCGAGAAGGTCACCGGGGTGCGGTACTCCACCACGCAGACCTGGACGATCCTGCGCGAACGGCTGGGCTGGAGCAGGCAGTGTCTCGCACGGCGTGCCGTCGAACGCGACGACGAGGCCATCGAGCAGTGGGTCAAGACCGAGTGGCCGCGCATAAAAAGGGGCCCGGCACCGCGGGGTCCGGAGCTGCTTCCAGGACGAGTCCGGATTCTCCCTGCTGCCCGCAGTGAGGGCCACGTGGGCGCCCCGCGGGCGACCCACCGGTTCAACTGGACCCGCATGTCCATGTCCGGGACACTGGCGTACCGGCCCGACCGCAGCGAAGCGACGTTGGTGTTCCAGATCAAAGAAGGCAGCTACAACACCGACTCGCTGATCGGCTTCCTCACCGACCTGCACGACCACCTCGACGGCCAACCCGTCACCCTGATCTGGGACGGCCTGCCATCCCACCGCTACAAGGCCATGAAAGCCTGGCTGGCGACCCAACGCCACTGGCTGAGGGTCGAACCCCTGCCCGGCTACGCCCACGACCTCAACCCCATGGAACAGGTCTGGGCAACGTCAAAACCCGCGAACTGGCCAACCTCTGCCCCGACACCATCGACCAAGCCCACAACGCCGCACAGACCGGCCTGGAACGCATCGGCACCAGCTGCCAGCTGTGCTTCAACTTCCTCGACCATACCGGCCTTTCCCTATAACCACCCTCACCCAAATACCGAAAGATCTTTAATGGGAGCTGCCGGGGCCGTCGCAGGGGAGTGTCAGCGATCTTGTGGGTGA